From Psychrobacillus sp. FSL K6-2836, a single genomic window includes:
- a CDS encoding transposase, translating into MGNIRKVWQPEIFYHITMRGNNKQRIFINKGDFKFFTHTLGQANSIYSFTIIAYSLVNNHYHLLIRSPRAPLSEVLIFINQQYSNYFKRKYKFVDQLYETRYYTNMISDPKELLKVSKYIHQNHLYTQRTILGKLESYPYSSYPFYADEKKCKPSYINTNLLPSLIKKYPELKMESYNMYCENILLEVEKTFHRQYSLT; encoded by the coding sequence ATGGGAAATATCCGAAAGGTTTGGCAACCCGAAATTTTTTATCATATTACGATGCGCGGTAATAACAAACAACGTATTTTTATAAATAAAGGAGATTTCAAGTTCTTTACTCATACCCTTGGGCAAGCAAATTCAATTTACTCGTTTACGATTATTGCTTATAGTTTAGTGAACAATCACTATCATTTACTTATACGTTCTCCTCGAGCGCCGCTTTCTGAAGTGTTGATTTTTATCAATCAACAATACTCCAATTACTTTAAGCGTAAGTATAAATTCGTTGACCAATTATATGAAACTAGATATTACACTAATATGATTTCTGATCCGAAGGAGTTATTAAAAGTGAGCAAGTATATACATCAAAATCATCTTTATACACAACGAACGATTTTAGGGAAATTAGAGAGTTACCCGTATAGCTCTTATCCATTTTATGCGGATGAAAAAAAGTGTAAACCTTCATATATAAATACAAATTTATTACCTTCTTTGATCAAAAAATATCCTGAATTAAAGATGGAAAGTTACAATATGTACTGCGAGAATATTCTATTAGAAGTAGAAAAAACCTTCCATCGTCAATATAGTTTGACATAG
- a CDS encoding response regulator transcription factor: protein MKDKVLIVEDEKNIARVLQLELEFEGYAVDIAYTGIDGLIKYREQKWDLVLLDLMLPGLNGLDVLRRIRATEDETPVILLTAKNNTEDKVTGLDLGANDYITKPFEIEELLARVRSAIRFAKSPTTVPVHDENVHMFESLLLNEQTREITNAGVSINLTPREYDLLLYMMKHPNQVLTREQLLDAVWGFDYYGDTNVVDVYIRYVRKKLEENQQSSLIQTVRGVGYVLKEQKNES from the coding sequence ATGAAGGACAAGGTGTTAATTGTAGAAGATGAAAAAAATATTGCTCGTGTTCTTCAGTTAGAACTAGAGTTCGAGGGATACGCTGTAGATATTGCATATACAGGAATAGATGGTTTGATCAAATATAGAGAGCAAAAATGGGATTTAGTTTTACTTGACTTAATGCTTCCTGGTTTAAATGGGTTGGATGTATTAAGAAGGATTCGTGCTACGGAGGATGAAACACCTGTAATTTTGTTAACGGCAAAAAATAATACAGAAGATAAAGTAACTGGTTTGGATCTTGGCGCGAATGATTATATAACTAAACCCTTTGAAATTGAGGAATTACTAGCTCGCGTACGTTCGGCAATTCGTTTTGCTAAATCACCCACAACAGTGCCTGTTCATGACGAAAATGTACATATGTTTGAGTCGCTTTTATTGAACGAGCAAACACGTGAAATTACTAATGCTGGAGTGTCTATTAATCTGACACCTCGAGAATATGATTTATTGTTATATATGATGAAGCACCCTAACCAAGTGTTGACACGAGAGCAGCTCTTAGATGCTGTATGGGGGTTCGATTATTATGGGGATACGAATGTTGTAGATGTTTATATACGTTATGTTCGCAAAAAGTTAGAAGAAAACCAGCAATCATCTCTTATACAAACGGTACGCGGTGTCGGATATGTGTTGAAGGAGCAAAAGAATGAATCTTAA
- a CDS encoding branched-chain amino acid aminotransferase: MNNLKIQFTENELKNEKTPADQLVFGTKFTDHMFIADYTEGTGWHDHRIVPYQPLTLDPSASILHYGQTVFEGMKAYLSEDGIVRLFRPEQNMKRMNISADRISMPQIEEELAIDALKQLIEIDKEWVPKEPGTSLYIRPFMIATEAHLGVSASKTYSFIIIMSPVGSYYKEGIHPVKILVESEYVRAVAGGTGTAKTAGNYASSLKAQEVADREGYAQVLWLDGLERKYIEEVGSMNVFFKIDGEVVTPALNGSILDGITRKSIIELLKYWGVPVTERKVSMEEIREAYLKGKLDEAFGTGTAAVISPIGELRWKGELFYVNNGETGELSQKLYDTLTGIQRGIIEDPFGWVVELEK, encoded by the coding sequence ATGAATAATCTAAAAATTCAATTTACTGAAAACGAACTGAAGAACGAGAAAACACCAGCAGACCAACTAGTTTTTGGAACTAAATTTACAGATCATATGTTTATCGCCGATTATACAGAAGGTACAGGTTGGCATGATCATCGTATCGTCCCTTATCAGCCACTTACTTTAGATCCGTCTGCATCTATATTACATTATGGTCAAACGGTTTTTGAGGGAATGAAAGCTTATCTATCGGAGGATGGAATCGTTCGCTTGTTCCGTCCAGAACAAAATATGAAACGCATGAATATTTCAGCTGATCGCATAAGCATGCCACAAATAGAAGAAGAACTAGCTATTGATGCTTTAAAACAATTAATTGAAATAGACAAAGAATGGGTACCTAAAGAGCCTGGAACATCTCTTTATATCAGACCTTTTATGATTGCAACAGAAGCACATCTTGGAGTATCAGCTTCTAAAACGTATAGCTTCATCATTATCATGTCGCCGGTTGGATCTTATTACAAAGAAGGTATTCATCCAGTGAAAATATTAGTGGAAAGTGAATATGTTCGGGCAGTTGCTGGTGGTACGGGAACTGCTAAAACTGCAGGAAACTATGCCTCTAGCCTAAAAGCGCAGGAAGTAGCGGATCGTGAAGGATACGCGCAGGTTCTGTGGTTAGATGGACTTGAGAGAAAATATATTGAAGAAGTAGGAAGCATGAATGTGTTTTTCAAAATTGATGGGGAAGTAGTTACTCCAGCTTTGAATGGTAGTATTTTAGATGGTATTACGAGAAAATCTATCATTGAATTATTAAAGTACTGGGGTGTTCCAGTAACAGAACGTAAAGTTTCAATGGAAGAAATTCGTGAAGCTTACTTGAAAGGTAAACTGGACGAAGCTTTTGGAACTGGTACTGCCGCTGTTATTTCACCAATCGGAGAATTACGCTGGAAGGGTGAGTTATTCTACGTTAATAACGGAGAAACAGGAGAACTTTCTCAAAAATTATATGATACATTAACTGGAATTCAACGTGGCATTATCGAAGATCCATTTGGCTGGGTTGTGGAGTTAGAAAAATAA
- a CDS encoding sensor histidine kinase, with protein MNLKTKIHLFSTLLTLIIMGLMNIGVYFLFEEMAFDTEYTQLNSDVDEMIGALSKMQKEDDPATILRTYLPPSGGIRVLDSKGELQLVVQTMEEMTSYQPHFDVGEPYSVGTLEGTPVLTINKPVIWSNGEVVEVQMMKQLLDVGNNLDFLRLILVGVTITGMLLMTASSITLGKIITKPINKLINTMSHSRISGKYEKIAVRPNRKDEMAQMGIAFNEMMEQLEQNYKKQEQFVSNASHELKTPLTVIESYAKLLSRHGFSDIEIAEESVRAIINETSRMKEMVSQMLVLANSNGKQKHRYEMVEVQTLIEETLRSMRIAYDRKFLLKGEGPFYVNTDTEQLRQLLFIILDNARKYSEKEIKTTISENEEGTTISIVDYGDGIPKKDLDRIFDRFYRVDEARNRKTGGTGLGMAIAKDIADRLSAKITIESTVGFGTTIHIFLPSNQILIDF; from the coding sequence ATGAATCTTAAAACGAAAATACATCTATTTTCTACCTTATTAACGCTTATAATTATGGGGTTAATGAATATAGGTGTATATTTTTTATTTGAAGAAATGGCCTTTGATACGGAATACACTCAGCTTAACTCGGATGTCGATGAGATGATTGGAGCATTAAGTAAGATGCAAAAAGAAGATGATCCTGCCACAATCTTACGCACATATTTACCGCCTAGTGGAGGAATAAGGGTCTTAGATAGTAAAGGAGAGTTACAATTAGTTGTTCAAACAATGGAAGAAATGACGTCCTACCAACCTCATTTTGATGTGGGTGAACCGTACTCTGTAGGGACGCTTGAGGGTACACCTGTTTTAACGATAAATAAACCTGTTATTTGGTCTAACGGGGAAGTAGTAGAAGTACAGATGATGAAACAATTATTAGATGTAGGAAATAATTTAGATTTCCTTCGTCTTATTTTAGTTGGCGTCACGATAACTGGAATGTTATTAATGACCGCTTCAAGTATAACATTAGGGAAAATTATTACAAAACCGATCAATAAATTAATAAATACTATGTCTCATAGTAGAATTTCTGGAAAATATGAAAAGATAGCAGTTCGACCGAATAGGAAAGACGAAATGGCTCAAATGGGTATAGCTTTTAATGAAATGATGGAACAGCTAGAGCAAAATTATAAAAAACAGGAGCAGTTCGTATCTAATGCTTCGCACGAATTAAAAACTCCATTAACTGTTATAGAAAGCTACGCAAAACTCCTATCTCGGCATGGATTTAGTGATATCGAAATTGCGGAAGAATCAGTACGTGCCATCATTAATGAAACGAGCAGAATGAAAGAAATGGTGTCTCAAATGCTAGTTCTAGCAAATAGTAACGGAAAACAAAAACATCGTTATGAAATGGTTGAAGTGCAAACATTAATCGAAGAAACATTACGATCAATGCGAATTGCTTACGATCGGAAGTTCTTATTAAAAGGTGAGGGTCCTTTTTATGTGAATACTGATACAGAGCAATTGAGACAGTTGCTTTTTATCATTTTAGATAACGCACGAAAATATAGCGAAAAAGAAATCAAGACAACTATCTCAGAAAATGAGGAAGGAACAACTATCTCGATCGTGGATTATGGTGATGGTATCCCCAAAAAAGACTTGGATCGCATTTTTGATCGTTTTTATCGTGTGGACGAAGCTCGAAACCGCAAAACGGGAGGCACTGGACTTGGGATGGCTATTGCAAAAGATATTGCAGATCGACTTTCAGCCAAAATAACAATTGAAAGTACGGTAGGATTTGGTACAACCATCCATATTTTTCTTCCTTCTAATCAAATTCTCATCGATTTTTAA
- a CDS encoding gamma-glutamyl-gamma-aminobutyrate hydrolase family protein, whose protein sequence is MKPLIGICANYLSDDAVGISAGIGAKNQEWQLLADDYIVAIERAGGVPVILPITEDIETLTPLLQKLDGILFSGGSDIDPYFYEEYPKFGLGAIEPKRDVHEVRLARKVLSEMTIPVLGICRGMQLLTVATGGKLYQDLASQKPDGINHSVPKSIRHHGFHPVRIEISSILYDIFQGEELRVNSFHHQAVKELGKGFKATMIAPDGIIEGMEWEEPNRFVVAVQWHPEMMEAQVDTVRPIFNALIEASKMTGVAIELLPSAETIA, encoded by the coding sequence ATGAAACCACTAATTGGTATATGCGCTAACTATTTATCGGACGACGCAGTTGGAATTTCAGCAGGTATCGGTGCAAAAAATCAGGAATGGCAGTTGCTGGCAGATGATTATATAGTAGCTATTGAAAGAGCTGGAGGAGTTCCAGTTATTTTGCCTATCACAGAAGATATAGAGACTTTGACTCCACTACTTCAAAAGTTGGACGGGATATTATTTTCTGGAGGCTCTGATATAGATCCCTATTTCTATGAAGAATATCCGAAGTTTGGCTTAGGAGCTATTGAGCCAAAAAGGGATGTACATGAAGTTAGGCTAGCTAGAAAGGTTTTATCGGAAATGACTATTCCGGTACTTGGCATTTGCCGTGGAATGCAGTTACTCACGGTAGCAACAGGAGGCAAACTTTATCAGGATTTAGCATCCCAAAAACCAGACGGGATCAACCACTCCGTACCGAAATCAATTAGACATCATGGATTTCATCCAGTTCGAATTGAAATTAGCTCTATATTATATGATATTTTTCAAGGTGAGGAGCTGAGAGTAAATAGTTTCCATCACCAAGCAGTAAAAGAGCTAGGTAAAGGTTTTAAAGCGACGATGATTGCTCCTGATGGAATTATAGAAGGAATGGAATGGGAAGAGCCAAACCGATTTGTTGTAGCAGTTCAATGGCACCCCGAAATGATGGAAGCACAAGTGGATACTGTACGTCCGATTTTTAATGCTCTTATAGAGGCAAGTAAAATGACTGGTGTGGCTATCGAACTACTCCCATCTGCAGAGACAATAGCATAA
- a CDS encoding PepSY domain-containing protein, with amino-acid sequence MRFAKKNNFVFVGIATFGIIVIFTANIIDDNHIPITENNVRSQLEQMYDAEVAEVKKNEDVYEAIIAKSGQVYLVEMNAATGDVNSLEHTDEFLIQEVPFTSKEITNEIVDNSPTKNPSTDEKVKNKVIPSSGASKLVVAEKPKESSEKVKVVENPKDTEIKTKKDTSSKKEEKVEEKPTKKVNKDSFKDVLNKEENKTETAIKEKKKVEEVKKEEIAKAEVSKAAIESDPIKIEPEKIEVLKSETAIADSPKTETAEVPKSEESQSSKETSSIKSEEKKEDAEKNATVLITAEEAIKLALASQKGVLESNTFIRTDEGGYYLVVLGIESSKEKKTKATVQVHAISGKVLSITWE; translated from the coding sequence ATGAGGTTTGCAAAAAAGAACAATTTTGTATTCGTAGGTATTGCAACATTCGGTATAATAGTAATATTTACAGCCAATATCATTGACGATAATCATATACCTATAACAGAAAACAACGTCCGCTCCCAACTTGAGCAAATGTATGATGCAGAAGTAGCAGAAGTGAAAAAAAATGAAGATGTCTACGAGGCAATTATCGCGAAGAGTGGACAAGTGTATTTGGTGGAAATGAATGCCGCCACTGGTGATGTTAATTCGTTAGAACACACAGATGAGTTCCTCATACAAGAAGTCCCATTTACAAGTAAAGAAATAACCAATGAGATAGTAGATAATAGTCCAACAAAAAATCCGTCCACAGATGAAAAAGTGAAAAATAAAGTAATTCCCTCTAGTGGAGCTTCTAAATTGGTTGTCGCAGAAAAACCAAAAGAATCCTCCGAGAAAGTAAAAGTTGTTGAAAATCCAAAAGACACGGAAATTAAAACAAAGAAAGATACCTCTTCTAAAAAAGAGGAAAAAGTAGAAGAGAAACCTACTAAAAAAGTCAATAAAGATTCTTTCAAAGACGTGTTAAATAAAGAAGAAAACAAAACAGAAACGGCTATTAAAGAAAAGAAAAAAGTAGAAGAAGTAAAAAAAGAAGAAATAGCAAAAGCAGAAGTTTCTAAAGCAGCAATTGAATCCGATCCAATTAAGATAGAACCTGAGAAGATAGAAGTTTTAAAGTCAGAAACAGCAATAGCAGATTCGCCCAAAACAGAAACAGCTGAAGTTCCTAAATCTGAAGAATCGCAATCCTCCAAAGAGACTAGCTCAATTAAATCAGAGGAAAAGAAAGAGGATGCAGAGAAAAACGCCACTGTTCTTATTACTGCGGAAGAGGCTATTAAGCTAGCGCTTGCATCTCAAAAAGGAGTATTGGAAAGTAATACCTTTATTCGAACAGATGAAGGTGGCTATTACCTAGTTGTTCTGGGAATAGAATCATCAAAAGAGAAGAAAACAAAAGCAACTGTGCAAGTACATGCGATATCCGGAAAAGTACTATCGATTACTTGGGAGTAA